One part of the Populus alba chromosome 18, ASM523922v2, whole genome shotgun sequence genome encodes these proteins:
- the LOC118039538 gene encoding putative clathrin assembly protein At5g57200: MGTFTSLRKAYGALKDTTKVGLAKVNSEYKELDIAIVKATNHVECPPKERHVRKIFSATSAMRPRADVAYCIHALARRLAKTRNWIVAIKTLIVIHRTLREGDPTFREELLNYLYRGNILQISNFKDDSSPLAWDCSAWVRTYALFLEERLECFKTLKFDIEAERLTKTSPGATKVHSKTRLLNREDLLEQLPALQQLLYRLIGCQPEGGAYTNYLVQYALALVLKESFKIYCAINDGIINLVDMFFEMSKHNAVKALNTYKRAGQQAECLAEFYDYCKGLELARNFQFPTLRQPPPTFLATMEEYVKEAPQSGSVPRKLEYTQREPEKPEEPSEPAEQVEKADVEETLIDMEEEAKPEEEEVEPPLVSTDATGDLLGLNEINPKAAELEESNALALAIVPPGADPLASSNALRELGKPNATGWELALVTTKSNPTSQPAQNKMGGGFDRLLLDSLYEDDAARRQIQLQNAGYGYGATAMNNPFEQPDPFAMSNSIAPPTNVQMEMMAQQQQQYHQQQMMMQQHYQQNQSMTMVPYQYQPQYPQQQMPQMGQMGPANPFADEFSSFPRGSAPHQGNHMLI, from the exons ATGGGAACGTTTACAAGTCTTAGAAAAGCTTATGGGGCTCTTAAGGATACAACAAAAGTTGGCCTTGCAAAGGTCAATAGTGAATACAAG GAATTGGATATAGCCATTGTAAAGGCTACCAATCATGTTGAATGCCCTCCTAAGGAACGCCATGTTAGAA aaaTATTTTCGGCAACATCAGCAATGAGACCTCGAGCAGATGTGGCATACTGCATTCATGCACTTGCTAGGAGATTAGCCAAGACGCGAAATTGGATT GTTGCGATAAAGACATTGATAGTCATTCATAGGACATTGAGAGAAGGCGATCCTACATTCCGAGAGGAGCTCTTGAACTACTTATACAGAGGAAATATTCTCCAAATATCCAATTTTAAAGATGACTCTAGTCCGCTGG CCTGGGATTGCTCCGCGTGGGTTCGTACTTATGCTCTTTTTCTAGAGGAAAGATTGGAATGTTTTAAGACTTTGAAATTCGACATTGAGGCTGAGCGTCTGACAAAAACATCACCAGGGGCAACCAAG GTGCATAGTAAAACACGGCTTTTGAATCGAGAGGATCTGTTGGAGCAGCTACCTGCACTGCAGCAGCTTCTTTATCGTCTAATTGGTTGCCAG CCTGAAGGTGGTGCTTATACCAATTATCTCGTACAGTATGCCTTGGCCCTG gtcTTGAAGGAGAGCTTTAAAATCTATTGTGCAATCAATGATGGAATTATCAATCTTGTGGACATG TTTTTTGAAATGTCAAAACACAATGCAGTCAAAGCTCTTAATACGTACAAAAGAGCTGGCCAACAG GCTGAATGTCTTGCTGAATTTTATGACTATTGCAAAGGTTTGGAGCTTGCAAGGAACTTTCAGTTTCCAACACTGAGACAG CCCCCTCCAACTTTTCTTGCAACAATGGAAGAATACGTTAAGGAAGCACCTCAGTCGGGTTCTGTCCCCAGGAAACTG GAGTATACACAGAGAGAGCCCGAGAAACCTGAGGAGCCTTCAGAACCTGCAGAGCAAGTTGAAAAGGCTGATGTTGAAGAAACATTGATAGATATGGAGGAAGAAGCCAAGCCTGAGGAAGAGGAGGTAGAACCTCCATTAGTATCCACTGATGCTACTGGAGATTTGCTG GGTCTGAATGAAATAAATCCAAAAGCTGCAGAGCTAGAGGAAAGCAATGCATTGGCTCTTGCAATTGTTCCACCTG GTGCCGATCCTCTGGCTTCATCAAATGCTTTGCGTGAACTTGGTAAGCCAAATGCAACAGGTTGGGAATTAGCACTTGTTACCACTAAAAGCAACCCTACTAGCCAACCAGCACAAAACAAAATG GGTGGTGGTTTTGACCGGCTATTACTTGATAGTTTGTATGAAGACGATGCTGCAAGGAGGCAAATACAATTGCAAAATGCAGGGTATGGATATGGTGCCACTGCTATGAACAATCCATTTGAACAACCGGACCCATTTGCAATGTCCAACAGCATAGCACCCCCAACAAATGTGCAGATGGAGATGATGGCTCAGCAACAGCAGCAGTACCATCAGCAACAAATGATGATGCAACAGCACTACCAACAAAATCAATCAATGACAATGGTACCTTATCAATATCAACCACAATATCCTCAACAGCAAATGCCTCAAATGGGACAGATGGGTCCTGCCAACCCATTTGCGGATGAATTTTCGAGTTTCCCACGAGGTTCTGCACCGCATCAAGGAAACCACATGTTAATCTAG